TTGTTCGACGCTTTGGAGGCGGTGGCACTCTTGAACTCGAGGTTGGAGCGAGAGGGCCGGCGGGTGCGGGCGCGATTGGTGGTGGCGGGCTCGTTTTATTCGGAAGGGGAGCGGTCCGAGTTTGAGGTGAGGTCCGCGCAGCGGGATTTGAACGGGCCCGGAGACGCGCGGGGGGAGGGACGGGTGGTGGACTACAGAGGATTTGTGCGGGGGGAGGAAAAGGCGCGGCTTTTTGAGGACAGCGATGCGTTTGTTTTTCCGAGTTATTATCCGATGGAGGGGCATCCGGTGAGTTTGGTGGAAGCGATGGCGTTTGGGCTGCCGGCGGTGGTGTCTCGATGGCGGGCGCTGCCGGAGCTTTTTCCGGAGGGCTATGATTTGCTTGTGGAACCGAGGCGTCCGGACGCCATTGCGGCGAAATTGCACGACCTGATTGTGACGCCTTGGCGTGAGGATGGCCGGGCGCGATACGAGCAGGACTTTACGCAAGCGCGGTTTCTGGAGCGTTTGAAAGAGGCCTTGCGCCCGCTGCGCGCGGGGAAGGCAGGAGGAGACCGGTGAGTGCGACATTCGGTCGGGAGAATCCCGGGTTGGTGGCGGTGACACGAGGGACTTCGGGGTATGGGGGGGGCGGTGAGGTTTCGCGGCAAGTGGAGGCAACGCTGGCGATGCTGGATTTTCCCTCAGATTTTTGGGGGCCGGGACAGAAGGTGGTGTTGAAGCCGAACTGGGTGAAGGAGCACGATGAGCGGCGGCCGGGGCCGGGGGCGTGGGAGCACGTGGTGACGCATCCGGAAGTGATCGAGTCCGTGGCGTCCTGGGTGGCGGGGAGACTGGAGGGGGCGGGTTCGGTGACGATCTGCGACGCCCCGCAAACGGACTCCTCCTTCACGGCGTTGCGCCGTTACTGCGGGTTGGATGGGATGATGGAGCGACTGCGATCAAAGCATCCCGGCGTGGAGTTTCGGCTGGTGGATTTGCGTCCCGAGGAGTGGCATGCGGTGGACGGGGTGACGGTGGCGAAAACGGCGCTGCCTGGCGATCCGGCCGGGGACACGCGGATCGAGTTAAACGAAGCCAGTGAATTTGTGGGCTACGGAGGGTTGGGGAGATTGTATGGGGCTTCCTACGACATGGAGGAGACGAACCGGAAGCATGCGGGGACGACCCATGAGTATCTGCTCTGTCGAACGCCGATGGAGGCGGATATTTTCATCAATCTTCCAAAGTTGAAAACGCACAAGAAGGTGGGGTTGACCTGTGCGTTGAAGAATCTGGTGGGGATCAACGCGAACAAGAACTGGCTTCCGCATCATACCGAGGGCACTCCGGATTTAGGTGGCGATCAATTCCCGTTGAGTCATGCGAAGGCGAGGTTGGAGCATCGATGGATGGGGGCTGCGAAGAGGTGGCTGAAACATCGCCCGGGATGGTCGCGTTTCTTTGTGCCTTTGAAGAAGGCGGGCCGTTGGTTTTTTGGTGATACGCAAAAGGTGGTTCGATCGGGGAACTGGCACGGCAACGATACTTGCTGGCGGATGGTGCTGGACCTGAACAAGTGTCTGTTCTTTTTCGATGGGGAGGGGAAGCGGCGGCCAAGTCCGCGGAAGTATTTGGCGGTGGTGGACGGGATTGTGGCGGGGGAAGGGAACGGGCCGATGGCGCCCGATCGCCGGGAGTGCGGGTTGATCCTGGCGGGGACGCATCCGCTGGCGGTGGATTGTGTGGCGGCGTCGGCGATGGGATTCGAACCGGAGCGGATTCGGCTTTTGGAGCGTGCGTTTCGGATGCGGGAGCTTCGATTCGCGGATTTTTCCAGGGACGCGATTCGAGTGGTTTCGAATGTGGAGGAGTGGACGGGAGGCTTGGGAGAATTCGATGCGGGTTTTCGGTTCAAGCCTCACTTTGGTTGGGTGGGG
Above is a genomic segment from Verrucomicrobiota bacterium containing:
- a CDS encoding DUF362 domain-containing protein, with amino-acid sequence MSATFGRENPGLVAVTRGTSGYGGGGEVSRQVEATLAMLDFPSDFWGPGQKVVLKPNWVKEHDERRPGPGAWEHVVTHPEVIESVASWVAGRLEGAGSVTICDAPQTDSSFTALRRYCGLDGMMERLRSKHPGVEFRLVDLRPEEWHAVDGVTVAKTALPGDPAGDTRIELNEASEFVGYGGLGRLYGASYDMEETNRKHAGTTHEYLLCRTPMEADIFINLPKLKTHKKVGLTCALKNLVGINANKNWLPHHTEGTPDLGGDQFPLSHAKARLEHRWMGAAKRWLKHRPGWSRFFVPLKKAGRWFFGDTQKVVRSGNWHGNDTCWRMVLDLNKCLFFFDGEGKRRPSPRKYLAVVDGIVAGEGNGPMAPDRRECGLILAGTHPLAVDCVAASAMGFEPERIRLLERAFRMRELRFADFSRDAIRVVSNVEEWTGGLGEFDAGFRFKPHFGWVGAIEKREGVPKVGNG